The DNA window CAGCAACAGGACAGAGAGCCATTTCAGCACGTCTATAGTAACATCATAAGCGAGGAAAGTAGTGAGGAGCTAAGGGAACTAGTTTATCGTGGCAATACAAGCGATCCAGACGAGGATTCTTGTGAAGAAGATTCCACTGGGGGGACGCCAGTGAGTGATGAGACACATGATGGTATCCAAGGGGAGGGCCTACCCACAGCAGCCGGCAAAGCTACCTTTCTCACACTTTCCGGTTCTACGGACGACATTATCGACCTGACGTCGCTGCCTCCTCCCGAGGGCGATGATGGTGTTGACGATGATGAAGACGACACCCTGCTGCAGACGCTCAACCTTGCGATCGCAGCACCACCACCAGGCTTTCGTGACAGTTTGGATGAGGACGTTGCACCCGAGGGAAGGCCTCTAAGCACACGTGAAAATGACGATATTCCGGTTTCACTAATTGATGCCATTCCAACGCATGGGGAGGGGGAAGGGAGCAGGGGAGGGGAGAGAGGCCTGGAAAATGCGGTTATGAATACATTGCAAGCGCTGCAAGCTCTCTCGGTGTCTGAACAGAAGCCTCCACCGCCGCCACCACCCAGCGGTAACAATCCAGGTCTGTTGAATACTAATGCAGCAAAGTAATGTTTATGCCTTTATTTAGCACTGATTTTACAGCACTTTTACTTAGACTGAGCCAGTGGTTACCAACTTTTCTTCGTCTTAAATTCTCCCTCCCTAGCTCTGTCAAATGGACTTTAAACTCATTTTAAACTAGATCTGAATTGCTTTCAGCTTACAATTTAGTCTTAACGATTACATATTTAGCAGTTATGGTCTGTAAACTGCCTCAATCATTATCCATAACTACTAGCTTGGTCAACATTGAGTAGCAACTAGTGGAGTAATTCAAACATTAATCCACTAGTTTTAGTTACAGTTCCACCCTAACCTTCAACATCCATTTAAGCTGTTAATTATGTTTACTGATACTTTCAAAAGTGTAACTATTACTTGTTGCTAAAAGTTTCATATGTTCATCTTCTGTTTTAGCTCAGTTTCAACTGCTGGCTACACATTTAGCTAATTAAGGTTTTGCAGACAAGTGACCACGTGACATTAACTTGCCCACCATTTTGGATGTGTGACAACCATGATGACACTGTGGGATCAAGCATGTAAGACCCCAGTCGCAAAGGTCTAAAGACTGGTCCAACCGTCTGAAAACCACAGATTATGAGGAAAATATTTATATTCTCAACTGGTCACAAGGAGCTGCTGGAAGTTAATGGCAGTCTCTGACAAAATTATTGCTAAAGTCCTAGTCATGCAAGCCTACAGACTGATCAATGACCTCTTGGCATCCACCTGTCACTAAGGAAAAATGCATATTCCCTAACCAGTTGGCAAAAACAAATATCTAGTTATGTCTGTCTAGGTTCCCAGTCATCCAGGGCATAGTAGTCTTGAGAGCTTGAAAAAGAAGACAACTGGACAGTTTCATTAGTTCTTAAAAATGATGGAGTGTCAACCTTCAGCGACCCCAATATGTTGCCTCAGTGACCTCCATAGGCCACATGATGGATTGGGGCAAGGTCTTGCAGTAGTTTCACCCATAACCCCATGTGATGATACTCATGCCCTTTTTCATACCTCAGCTCATGTGATGACTCATATGATCTACAGTGCTCAGGACTACTTCCAAAGGGGACAACTCCCACTAGGGGTTAAATACCTGAGACTCTACACCATTTTATAGAACTCAGAAAggttcttggatgagaggtgaaacatcttgtAGAAGTACAGTTCCCTTCTTTTTCAAGCTCTCAAGACATTTAGCTAGGTATTTCGACAGTTAGCCATACCTttgctgaaaaattaaaaatcaatcATATTCCTATTTTCAGACATCTATGTCAATTTCTAGTATATTTagcttgcattttattttttaaccataCTTTTAGCTACTACGTCAAACTACTTCAACCATTTTCCTTACTTTTTGACCACTATGTATCTATTTACATCATATATTAGTGCAaactattttaaatgttttaccatttgcttgcttttttttctttcatatttagAGTTACAACAATTAATTGCCAACATTTAATGCTACCTGCCAGTCAGGGCCTCTGTTTAAGGGTCTATGGAGCAGAGTTAGCTGTTAGCCATATCTGGTACATGTGTTGTGCATTGTGCCTGCTAAATAGAATTAACAATATGTTTAGTTTGGTTCTCTGTCACTACTGTCTAAGATTTCATATTAACTGCTACTTCTGTGCAAAATTGTTTTGGTGTAGATTCACAAGTTAATTTGGGATTCACTATAagctatggaaaaaaaaacccaaacatgtTCAGAGTTCTAACAGTCAAAGCTTTCAGCAGCAGTTAAATTGAGATTGAATGATCTACATTTAACTTTGTATCTCTTATCATCTAGGTGTTTATATATCTCATGGCTTTAGTCCAGAGTCATCCTCAGACTCTGGTAATGAGACCAACTCCTCAGAGATGACTGAGATCTCTGAACTAGCTGCTACTCACCGACTGAGCGAGAGCCACATGCGTCTTCTGGTGGCCACAAGGGAAGGATACCAACCTTTACTTgaagaaaaaactgaatttcCTGTCTCCCCCAGTACAGGAGGAACAATACAAAAGAAACCTCGCAGTCCAACACGACACCTTCAGCCTCCAGCAGTTCCTCCAAGACGGAGCCCTCAGTTAAGCACCACATCATCACGGCCGGACAGTTCAGAAGTAAGGCCCCAGACTAATCTCTCAGCCACTCTTCAGCGCCCAAGCTCCACCACACCAGGAGGCAAGCACCATAAAAAATCAGCAGACTCCAGCGGAAAGTATAACACCTTCAGCACAAGGGAAGGATATCGAGGAGAGAGCATTGGGAGCCACAGCCATCTTGACTTGGACCAGCGCACCTCATTCTGCGAACGAGAAGACAGCCAAAGAAGGCAGAattcttttttagcagaaaactCTGTAGCCGAGAGCCATGGAGTCAACAGCCTCCCTCGTGATCATCATAGAAGTCCCCGCCCTTCCTCCGTTATCTCTGACCGCTTCTCAGATGTTGTCAACTTGGGGGGCTGTGATGCAGATAATGCAGCTTCAGCTGCTGAGCAAGATGAACATCTAGTTGTAGCATCGTTGCTATCCCCAACCAAAAAATCTAGATCAGGGGGATCAGACCAGGGATCAGACATACAGAGTGACCATCAGCCCATTTCGAGACAACAGAGTGTAGCCCGGCTGTGTGAATACCATCTAGCAAAAAGGATTTCAAATCTGCAAGGAGAAGCACACAGTTCACTGCAGGGCTCTCTGTGCTCATCACTGGATGCTGGTGGCAGCACGAACAGTAGCGTTTGTGCTACCCCAAATGATTCGCCCCTTGGCCCTGGTGCCATTGAATCAAAACACCACCATCTGCAAAGGCACCCGCTTTCTAGTTCCTCCTCCTCGTTACTCAGGGTGTTAAACTACGAAGATAACAAACCCGGAACCCCCTTTGGCACCCCTGCCCAGAGTACTCAGGGAAAAGACCTCCACCCTCATGCAGATCCTGCCCTCCTTCGGAAAATGCTGCCCAATATTCACCAACCTTCCCCTGGGTCAGAACCGGGCCGGCCGTCCTCAGCCACACCATCTAAGCATAAAGACCCCTTAGGAAATAAGCGACTCCAGAATGATCAGCATGCTAAACAACAGGCCTGTCTGAAAGGGCTGAACCAGAAGGAAGGCAGCGAGGCCTACAGGCAATTGATTAACTATCTAACAGTCAGCCAGATGCATCAGGGAGGGAAGTTGCAGAGTGCGGGCATGGGAGGAGGAGTTAAAAAGGACACAAGGCGTTTTATTACTAGCAACCCCCAGCTCGTTGAAATGGTTAAAAATAGGGGGAACACCATCGCTCGCTGCCCATGTATGCCTTCATCCATATCATCTCCATTCCTCAGCCCAAATTTAGTTAACCCTAATGCTGCTGCCATGCAGGCAGCAAACAAAAATGCACGGTCATACTATTCTGCAACACTTCCTGCCAAACTCAAGAGAAGTCCTGACATGCATGCTCAGAGAAGGAATGAGACTTTAGATTTCAGGAAAGCTACTTCTGAGAGGAGGAGCTCCTTTTCTGGCCTAGAAAGTGAGCTAGAGAGGAGTGGTCTGGACCCAGAGCACTTTCTGTCCCTCTATAAGAGAGAGGGCTGTAACAGTCGCGAAGGAGGACTTGCTACAGGCGGAAACCGTGAGGGGGGAGGTACCACTAGCCGTCATCCACCTCGATCAAGAAGCCAAGCTAGCAGCACAGAGGAATGGTTCAGATCAGACCTGAAGTCAAAGCATGCAGTTCGTCAGTCCCGCCCTAATgattctctttgtttctctgctgCCCCCAGTGGTCAAAGAGCAGACCTCAACACTATCTCACTAGGAAGGGGAGACCACCCTTCAGCTTTTGTCAGGCAGGCATCAGCTGGTCCAAGAGCTTGCATTACATCTCCAACACCCAATCCTCAGAATCCACCTCCCCCACCACCTCCCCCACCACCTCCTTCTTTTTCCCAGCCTGTTCAAGTCAACACTAGCTCCAGCAACTCAGGATGCACACAGGACCCCAATCATTCTGTCCAGTCCCGGCAGAGTCAGAACCACATTCAGGCTGTCACCCCAACGCTACCACACACAGATCCCTTCAATAGCCTGCAACGGGGCCGGGAGCTTAAACGGAGCTCTAGCAATGTAACTGCAAGTTCTGGTAGTGTTGAAGCTCTATTTGAGAAGCCCACCCGAAGCCGGAGCCAGCAGCCCCTGTCACTGTCTCTGCCCCCGCAAGGTGACACCAAAGTCCAGCGGAGACCAACTAGGAAGAGGCTCTCCAAGAGCTACTCCCAAGGCTCTGTATCTTCCCACACCACGTGCTGGTCCACAGGCAGTAGGGTAGACAGTAGAAGGGCATCTGTGGCTTTTCCATTGCAGAAAGATGCAAAACAAATGAAGGGCTCTCAAAAACTGGACACAAGTCCCTGGAGATGTAACGGGCCCTTTAGCTACTGTTTCTTTAAACGTAAGAGTGAGGGCGAGGAGGATGAGATCGAATGGGAGAGGCCCAGACGAAGTCGCAGTGGACCCGATTTCGAGGATGACGGTGCTGCTTCAGCCATATTCCCCTGCGGTTCCGCACTGGACGCTGCTGGCGAGCAGCTCTATGGTGAGGTCCTTAATAATATGAGCTTCAGTGACCGACTGGCACGAATCAACGCCCTCAAAGACCGCATGTACGGTTTCCCTTCCGGCTTCACTGATGCCCGCCGCGATGCCAGCGAGCTCATCGCATTAGTGAGATCCAGCATAGGTCGCTGTGAGCGCGGCATCCAGATGCCTAACCAGGATGTATCACAGTATAAACAGCTCCTCTCCGTTGAGTCAAAAGAATTAGGCCGGGCGTGCCGGAGGATGGCACAGGCCCACAGCAGTCCAGAGGAAATGCTGCTAGCCGTGACTTGTAGCTTTCAGGTGCTATGTTGTCTCTGCGAAGCTTGCATGTGTCTGGTTAGGGGACTCGGAGCCTCAGCCTCACACCAACAGAGAGAAGTCGTGGCAAAGGTTGACGAGGTTGTTATGAACTATATCTGTTTGCTCAAAGCAGCTGAGGCTGCCACTGTTGGAGCGCCGGGGGAGCACAGCATGAAAGCCCTGGTCCGCCACTCTAGTACCATGTCAGCCATTGCTAACGCACTCACCCGCTCCCTTAAAACGCTGCTTAGCAAGTAGAGGCTACTCCTTATAATTTATAGTGTGGCCTCTGCTGTCAGCGGGAGTATGTCTTTAAGCGTCTTGTCGTCTTTGAGTCAGCTGTAAGAGTCATGTATTTTTCATAAAGGTTTAGAGCTGTCTCCATatcaaagtttaaaaagcaaaagGCAGGAGTTAGACTAAACATTAAAGTTACATAACACTCATAATGAATAGATGTATAAGATGCTTAAAGAGTCCTCTGACTgcacttgctttttttttctgatgacaATATTGTAATGCATATTTACAAAGCCATACTGTCACAGACCTTTGTAATATGATATGTACCTAATAGAAATTATACCCTTTTAAGTGTGCATTATGTAAGTTATTTAGAAAATGTGTATATAATGTACATAATTAATTATCAAATTTACTGTAGCAGTTTCAAGAAGCCATTGAGTATTCAGTGTAATTTGCTTTGATACTGTGCAGGGCTAGGGGTGACTtcactttcagttcaatcagTTCACGAGTGGCAGTTTTACAataactgtatttattttaaaagaaaatgtacctCTAGAAATGTaagtaaaaaaacaagtttCATTGTCAGTCCAGTGAGGAAGCGGTATAGTTATATTTAAATGCTCCAAAATGACTGTGTAACAGTGAGCTGATTTTAACCGATTACATTATgatgcttgtttttctttctttgtttgtttttttattttacaagatGACTGGAAAATTCAGTAAAAGTGTTGAACATACAGGTTACACTAAACATTGCACTTCATTCACACAACCGCTTTGTATTCTACCACTTAGATTattttgttatatatatatttaaaaaaagaaatatataattTCCCCCAACAtcaaatatcatcaaataaacatatatatatatatatatatataacttagCAAAGTTTAAAGGCATATTTCAGATTGAGCACACTGTGTGGATTatatccgattacttttttagtttgtttttttattaccaTCGCTTTTGGAATGAGTTTTGTGCGTGAATGATTTACTAAACCACGCTGTGTATCAAGATGTGGTTATGTCTCTCAACAAAGAAGAAACCACTGCTTTTTTTCAGCAACCCACCAACCTATTAAAAgatattttgcagaaaaactTGTCTTATTCCATGCATCTTTTGGTTTGAATGAGTTACTACACCATGCAATCATGCTGTGATTTGTTTTGTAAAGTTTGCCATCCTAAAATCAACAGCCAGTCATTTTAATGTCTGTCTCATAAAAGGTACTGTCTGTCAGTTTACAGGTGATATATTGGGGGATATATTAAAACACCCACCTTTTTAAACTGACAGTGAAATGTGAATCTATTTAAACTAATGTCTAGTGTAAAACTACTCATTTTCCTGATATTTCTGTCACACAGTGAAAATTTTGAGTTGTCTTTTCACAGTAATATTTCAGTCTTTATATCAGTTGAAGAGCTATGGATTTGGTGTTAAAGCGTATTGCTATATATTACAGGTAATTTGACATACATACATCAACAATCTACTGGTACAGACAGGagaggatgctagggatagggtgaATGGATGCAGTTGGTTTGCTGTGTTTACCCTTAAGAGGAGGAGccaaaatcagaatcagaatactttattgaaagaagaagaagaagaggagtgatatcttgatgcatgctcaatcatccaggtaagtaaatctccaaaagttgattctgttccagggaggaacactggtttgagcagggagtcaaggaggccatttacatgaaaagggaaagaccatctctgaatcgaggagggggcctaagggtacatcttttgccatcttacaatgctgtgattgcagccattccccaactctctgtgaatggtattcatggccattgatcagtgggttttgatcagtggttgttgatcaatggtcatgcataattatgatgaaggaactgacctcccagcccattgttccttcagtggtgctagtttcagtcattatgcaaatgttctgtttataagattggggaaacctgcagtcagctgagactgaagaattCACttagatgagtgatgaaacgtttctcccactgaaaacactacatccagatgaacagaatcaacttttggaaaaGAGGAGAGATAGTTTCATCCTGCTGAGACAGACGGACCTTCCAGCAGAGAACCCAGGTtaggaaacgggcagggaaaatcgtcacagacccctcacaccctggacacagactttttgacctgctgccctctggcagacggtacagaagcctgcaaaccaagaccacccgacacaggaacactttctttcccctcgccatctccctcctaaacagttgacctgtcacactgcttcccactgccagactgcaactgcaccttatgtacattctgtagtattcattccacctcatttcatttctgtattttatgtacataagtttagttatttatagttggtttacacagctttgtgtatgtatgtgtatgcatgcgtaatgtacatataggtgtgtgtgtgtgtgtgtgtgtgtgtgtgtgtgtgtgtgtgtgtgtgtgtgtgtgtgtgtgtgtgtgtgtgtgtgtgtgtgtgtttttacattgctgtgcttgagagccaccatctaccggaaccaaattccttgtatttgtctgcacatatacttggccaataaacacgattctgattctgattctgattctgattctgatgtgcCTGCAGTATCCTTCTAGTCCACTTTGACTTTGGTCAAAAGCAGCCTAGTagcattaaaatgaaaagataTCCAAGTATAGTTTAGCTAGTTTTAAAACTACAAATCTGGTGATttgtaactgtaactgtaagGTAAGAAATTAAGTATCTAACTACttctgacaatcatacacaatcCTAAATGAAGAGATCTCTGCTAACCAAGTGTCTCTATTAGAACCCCATGGCAGCAGCTGGTGTTATCGGTATTGACCCATAAAGggaaattaaaaagtaaagaagagacaGGAGAAACACTCTTCAAACATATGGTGAGCGTTGACCCCAATAGTTGCATAATTTGTCCACTCTGCAACTTCCTAGTTGGTAATATAAGTTTGTAAtactacaaaaacaacaaccaggCGATCAGTATgtaaataactacagataaagaacagtgttgtgttttgtgtgttggaaagaaaaagaaaatcggCCAATATATGGGAGTATCcaatttttaaatcaccaaatatcgGCATTGATGTCAGCCTTAAAAACCCTATTTTGTTTGGACTATAGTCTCTGTAACCCTATGTCTGTGTGTAAGAGAAGAGatatgacatttaaaaataccaataataataataaccaaatGGAAATTCGGGGTCGCCATGCAAAACTATCCCCATATCAAATGTTCAAATCTGCAAGATTCTTACAGGCCTACAAGTAAGCATATACTATATGTACTGCACTTCCTGTCTCCGTCCATGGCAGAGATGTATCATGCACGCGGGTCTCAAGCCATGCAGTTTACTACCTAAAGGGCTCTGGGTTCAGCCACAGCTGGCTGTTCGTTCACGTGATGTTTTCTCCAAGAACCAAAGAGAAGTATAGAAGAGTACGTGCAGGACGGGGAAGTATGTTTCATTTGCATACTGGGCGCCTGTTCTGGGCATGTCGTGACGTCTAACCAATCA is part of the Pelmatolapia mariae isolate MD_Pm_ZW linkage group LG23, Pm_UMD_F_2, whole genome shotgun sequence genome and encodes:
- the LOC134621309 gene encoding FERM and PDZ domain-containing protein 4-like isoform X3, translated to MFGFSKMPKLSGHKNKTSGWPPPGPGSWGGLQGPPYSWDSMNSAREGRECLTNQVSQSSSLEEVHLDGVPPAPRLVEMRRDPVLGFGFVAGSEKPVVVRSVTPGGPSEGKLLPGDEIIMINDEPVSSAPRERVIDLVRSCKESIMLTVVQPYPSPKSAFISAAKKAMLKSNPVKVRFAEEVIINGQVPNPMKDNSLLFMPNVLKVYLENGQTKSFRFDSSTSIKEVILTLQEKLSIKCIEHFSLVLEQRTEGSESKLLLLHEQEMLTQVTQRPGCDKMKCFFRISFVPRDPVELLRRDAVAFEYLYVQSCNDVVLERFGQELKYDAALRLAALQMYILTMTTRQSQKVSLKYIQKEWGLSLFLPPAVLSSMKEKNIKKALTHILKTNQNLVPPGKKLTALQAKVHYLRYLSELRLFGGREFKSILLQGEKQTEVTLLVGPRYGISHVINARTNLVALLADFSHVNRIEILTEDETNVRLELHVLDVRPITLIMESSDAMNLACLTAGYYRLLVDSRRSIFSMAHCNSTGVDDLSQERVLEWPYSTSFGDNEEPGQVEIYSRDSEYSDNGQRENSISPYFHEPPNPDRDLENRRSPLPPPLPPATRHRTQDSPRSAKVSFIFEGNPPLNKFKNLRYERLLESPEVPNHGPPYLHNNTYFQQQDREPFQHVYSNIISEESSEELRELVYRGNTSDPDEDSCEEDSTGGTPVSDETHDGIQGEGLPTAAGKATFLTLSGSTDDIIDLTSLPPPEGDDGVDDDEDDTLLQTLNLAIAAPPPGFRDSLDEDVAPEGRPLSTRENDDIPVSLIDAIPTHGEGEGSRGGERGLENAVMNTLQALQALSVSEQKPPPPPPPSGNNPGVYISHGFSPESSSDSGNETNSSEMTEISELAATHRLSESHMRLLVATREGYQPLLEEKTEFPVSPSTGGTIQKKPRSPTRHLQPPAVPPRRSPQLSTTSSRPDSSEVRPQTNLSATLQRPSSTTPGGKHHKKSADSSGKYNTFSTREGYRGESIGSHSHLDLDQRTSFCEREDSQRRQNSFLAENSVAESHGVNSLPRDHHRSPRPSSVISDRFSDVVNLGGCDADNAASAAEQDEHLVVASLLSPTKKSRSGGSDQGSDIQSDHQPISRQQSVARLCEYHLAKRISNLQGEAHSSLQGSLCSSLDAGGSTNSSVCATPNDSPLGPGAIESKHHHLQRHPLSSSSSSLLRVLNYEDNKPGTPFGTPAQSTQGKDLHPHADPALLRKMLPNIHQPSPGSEPGRPSSATPSKHKDPLGNKRLQNDQHAKQQACLKGLNQKEGSEAYRQLINYLTVSQMHQGGKLQSAGMGGGVKKDTRRFITSNPQLVEMVKNRGNTIARCPCMPSSISSPFLSPNLVNPNAAAMQAANKNARSYYSATLPAKLKRSPDMHAQRRNETLDFRKATSERRSSFSGLESELERSGLDPEHFLSLYKREGCNSREGGLATGGNREGGGTTSRHPPRSRSQASSTEEWFRSDLKSKHAVRQSRPNDSLCFSAAPSGQRADLNTISLGRGDHPSAFVRQASAGPRACITSPTPNPQNPPPPPPPPPPPSFSQPVQVNTSSSNSGCTQDPNHSVQSRQSQNHIQAVTPTLPHTDPFNSLQRGRELKRSSSNVTASSGSVEALFEKPTRSRSQQPLSLSLPPQGDTKVQRRPTRKRLSKSYSQGSVSSHTTCWSTGSRVDSRRASVAFPLQKDAKQMKGSQKLDTSPWRCNGPFSYCFFKRKSEGEEDEIEWERPRRSRSGPDFEDDGAASAIFPCGSALDAAGEQLYGEVLNNMSFSDRLARINALKDRMYGFPSGFTDARRDASELIALVRSSIGRCERGIQMPNQDVSQYKQLLSVESKELGRACRRMAQAHSSPEEMLLAVTCSFQVLCCLCEACMCLVRGLGASASHQQREVVAKVDEVVMNYICLLKAAEAATVGAPGEHSMKALVRHSSTMSAIANALTRSLKTLLSK
- the LOC134621309 gene encoding FERM and PDZ domain-containing protein 4-like isoform X1, whose product is MYSTHQEHNMGMDWLDSYGDDVLIYHKNKTSGWPPPGPGSWGGLQGPPYSWDSMNSAREGRECLTNQVSQSSSLEEVHLDGVPPAPRLVEMRRDPVLGFGFVAGSEKPVVVRSVTPGGPSEGKLLPGDEIIMINDEPVSSAPRERVIDLVRSCKESIMLTVVQPYPSPKSAFISAAKKAMLKSNPVKVRFAEEVIINGQVPNPMKDNSLLFMPNVLKVYLENGQTKSFRFDSSTSIKEVILTLQEKLSIKCIEHFSLVLEQRTEGSESKLLLLHEQEMLTQVTQRPGCDKMKCFFRISFVPRDPVELLRRDAVAFEYLYVQSCNDVVLERFGQELKYDAALRLAALQMYILTMTTRQSQKVSLKYIQKEWGLSLFLPPAVLSSMKEKNIKKALTHILKTNQNLVPPGKKLTALQAKVHYLRYLSELRLFGGREFKSILLQGEKQTEVTLLVGPRYGISHVINARTNLVALLADFSHVNRIEILTEDETNVRLELHVLDVRPITLIMESSDAMNLACLTAGYYRLLVDSRRSIFSMAHCNSTGVDDLSQERVLEWPYSTSFGDNEEPGQVEIYSRDSEYSDNGQRENSISPYFHEPPNPDRDLENRRSPLPPPLPPATRHRTQDSPRSAKVSFIFEGNPPLNKFKNLRYERLLESPEVPNHGPPYLHNNTYFQQQDREPFQHVYSNIISEESSEELRELVYRGNTSDPDEDSCEEDSTGGTPVSDETHDGIQGEGLPTAAGKATFLTLSGSTDDIIDLTSLPPPEGDDGVDDDEDDTLLQTLNLAIAAPPPGFRDSLDEDVAPEGRPLSTRENDDIPVSLIDAIPTHGEGEGSRGGERGLENAVMNTLQALQALSVSEQKPPPPPPPSGNNPGVYISHGFSPESSSDSGNETNSSEMTEISELAATHRLSESHMRLLVATREGYQPLLEEKTEFPVSPSTGGTIQKKPRSPTRHLQPPAVPPRRSPQLSTTSSRPDSSEVRPQTNLSATLQRPSSTTPGGKHHKKSADSSGKYNTFSTREGYRGESIGSHSHLDLDQRTSFCEREDSQRRQNSFLAENSVAESHGVNSLPRDHHRSPRPSSVISDRFSDVVNLGGCDADNAASAAEQDEHLVVASLLSPTKKSRSGGSDQGSDIQSDHQPISRQQSVARLCEYHLAKRISNLQGEAHSSLQGSLCSSLDAGGSTNSSVCATPNDSPLGPGAIESKHHHLQRHPLSSSSSSLLRVLNYEDNKPGTPFGTPAQSTQGKDLHPHADPALLRKMLPNIHQPSPGSEPGRPSSATPSKHKDPLGNKRLQNDQHAKQQACLKGLNQKEGSEAYRQLINYLTVSQMHQGGKLQSAGMGGGVKKDTRRFITSNPQLVEMVKNRGNTIARCPCMPSSISSPFLSPNLVNPNAAAMQAANKNARSYYSATLPAKLKRSPDMHAQRRNETLDFRKATSERRSSFSGLESELERSGLDPEHFLSLYKREGCNSREGGLATGGNREGGGTTSRHPPRSRSQASSTEEWFRSDLKSKHAVRQSRPNDSLCFSAAPSGQRADLNTISLGRGDHPSAFVRQASAGPRACITSPTPNPQNPPPPPPPPPPPSFSQPVQVNTSSSNSGCTQDPNHSVQSRQSQNHIQAVTPTLPHTDPFNSLQRGRELKRSSSNVTASSGSVEALFEKPTRSRSQQPLSLSLPPQGDTKVQRRPTRKRLSKSYSQGSVSSHTTCWSTGSRVDSRRASVAFPLQKDAKQMKGSQKLDTSPWRCNGPFSYCFFKRKSEGEEDEIEWERPRRSRSGPDFEDDGAASAIFPCGSALDAAGEQLYGEVLNNMSFSDRLARINALKDRMYGFPSGFTDARRDASELIALVRSSIGRCERGIQMPNQDVSQYKQLLSVESKELGRACRRMAQAHSSPEEMLLAVTCSFQVLCCLCEACMCLVRGLGASASHQQREVVAKVDEVVMNYICLLKAAEAATVGAPGEHSMKALVRHSSTMSAIANALTRSLKTLLSK